One genomic segment of Streptomyces sp. TLI_146 includes these proteins:
- a CDS encoding phosphatidylinositol-specific phospholipase C, with translation MDRRGFLRGAAVLPAAGLLAYTGTAPARARTLGTGDWMAGLGGSTPLRQLTIPGTHDTGARFGGLWVKCQNAVVAAQLNAGIRFLDVRCRATGDAFAIHHAAFYQNLMFGDVLIACRDFLAAHPGETVLMRVKQEYSTVSDAEFRRIFDLYLDQKGWRPLFRLDAALPTLGEARGKVVLLADNGGLPGVRYGDPALFDIQDDYNAEPFGKYPKIEAQFRKAADQPGKLYVNYVSTAAALPPEWNAARLNPRVRDFLNSSALPGRTGLGIVPMDFPDATSGLIDAVLRHNPAPAAFGARPNG, from the coding sequence ATGGACCGGCGGGGCTTTCTGCGAGGGGCGGCCGTGCTTCCGGCCGCGGGACTGCTCGCGTACACGGGCACCGCGCCCGCCCGGGCCCGCACCCTGGGCACCGGCGACTGGATGGCGGGCCTCGGCGGCTCGACCCCGCTGCGGCAGCTGACGATTCCCGGTACGCACGACACCGGCGCCCGCTTCGGCGGTCTGTGGGTGAAGTGCCAGAACGCGGTCGTCGCCGCCCAGCTGAACGCCGGCATCCGTTTCCTGGACGTACGCTGCCGGGCCACCGGCGACGCCTTCGCCATCCACCACGCCGCCTTCTACCAGAACCTGATGTTCGGCGATGTGCTGATCGCCTGCCGGGACTTCCTCGCCGCCCACCCGGGCGAGACCGTGCTGATGCGCGTCAAGCAGGAGTACTCGACGGTGAGCGACGCCGAGTTCCGCCGGATCTTCGACCTCTACCTCGACCAGAAGGGCTGGCGGCCGCTGTTCCGCCTCGACGCCGCGCTGCCCACGCTGGGGGAGGCCCGGGGCAAGGTGGTGCTGCTCGCCGACAACGGCGGTCTGCCGGGCGTGCGCTACGGCGACCCGGCGCTCTTCGACATCCAGGACGACTACAACGCCGAGCCGTTCGGCAAGTACCCCAAGATCGAGGCCCAGTTCCGCAAGGCCGCCGACCAGCCCGGCAAGCTCTACGTCAACTATGTGAGCACGGCGGCCGCGCTGCCGCCCGAGTGGAACGCGGCCCGGCTCAACCCGCGGGTGCGCGACTTCCTCAACAGTTCGGCGCTGCCGGGCCGGACCGGACTCGGCATCGTGCCCATGGACTTCCCCGACGCGACCTCGGGGCTGATCGACGCGGTGCTGAGGCACAATCCGGCCCCCGCCGCCTTCGGCGCGCGGCCGAACGGGTGA
- a CDS encoding SDR family oxidoreductase — protein sequence MDAPQSQPAGRALHGRVAVVAGATRGAGRGIAAALGEAGATVVCTGRSSRTHPLPSDYDRRETVEETAELVTRLGGTGVPAVVDHLDPAQVKALAERLADAYGAVDVLVNDIWGAELLKGGPADWNTPVWEHDLDDGLRILRLAVDTHLITSHHLLPLLVARPGSLLVEVTDGTSAYNAAHYRISVFYDLAKVAVNRLAFSQGHELGPYAGTAVSLTPGWLRSEMMLDAFGVTEENWREAAAPPDFALSESPRFVGRAVAALAADGDRARWNQKSVSSGELARVYGFTDLDGSRPDIWRFMADRERGLDADLHDYR from the coding sequence GTGGACGCACCGCAGAGCCAACCGGCCGGGCGGGCGCTGCACGGGCGTGTGGCCGTGGTGGCCGGGGCCACCCGGGGCGCCGGCCGCGGCATCGCCGCCGCCCTGGGCGAGGCGGGCGCGACCGTGGTGTGCACCGGCCGCAGCAGCCGTACGCATCCGCTTCCGTCCGACTACGACCGCCGCGAGACCGTCGAGGAGACCGCCGAGCTGGTCACCCGGCTCGGCGGCACCGGCGTCCCGGCCGTCGTCGACCACCTGGACCCCGCGCAGGTGAAGGCGCTGGCCGAGCGGCTCGCCGACGCGTACGGCGCCGTCGACGTCCTGGTCAACGACATCTGGGGCGCCGAGCTCCTCAAGGGCGGCCCCGCCGACTGGAACACGCCGGTCTGGGAGCACGACCTCGACGACGGACTGCGCATCCTGCGGCTCGCCGTCGACACCCATCTGATCACCTCCCACCATCTGCTGCCGCTCCTCGTCGCCCGGCCCGGCTCTCTGCTGGTCGAGGTGACCGACGGCACGAGCGCCTACAACGCGGCGCACTACCGGATCTCCGTCTTCTACGACCTGGCCAAGGTCGCCGTGAACCGGCTGGCGTTCTCGCAGGGCCACGAGCTCGGGCCGTACGCAGGCACCGCCGTCTCGCTCACGCCCGGCTGGCTGCGCTCGGAGATGATGCTCGACGCGTTCGGCGTCACCGAGGAGAACTGGCGCGAGGCGGCGGCCCCGCCGGACTTCGCGCTCTCGGAGTCGCCGCGGTTCGTGGGGCGCGCGGTCGCCGCCCTGGCGGCGGACGGCGACCGGGCCCGCTGGAACCAGAAGTCGGTCAGCTCCGGCGAACTCGCCCGCGTCTACGGCTTCACCGACCTCGACGGCTCCCGCCCCGACATCTGGCGCTTCATGGCGGACCGCGAACGGGGGCTGGACGCGGACCTCCACGACTACCGGTGA
- a CDS encoding GNAT family N-acetyltransferase yields the protein MTEIHTPRLLLRRWDEDDLPALADINADPDVMRWTGDGSVLDLEQTADEIERWEEEWDEEGFGLFAVELLGSGELAGFTGLYVPEDLPELLPAVAIGWRLGRQFWGQGYASEAAHASLEFALQDRGLDRVLAIARVGDEASGNVIRKLGMVPEKVTTDPRYGHQLAVHSIDLTEYAG from the coding sequence ATGACCGAGATCCACACCCCCCGCCTGCTCCTGCGCCGCTGGGACGAGGACGACCTGCCCGCCCTGGCCGACATCAACGCGGACCCGGACGTCATGCGCTGGACCGGGGACGGCTCGGTCCTCGATCTGGAGCAGACGGCCGACGAGATCGAGCGCTGGGAGGAGGAGTGGGACGAGGAGGGCTTCGGGCTCTTCGCCGTCGAGCTCCTCGGCTCGGGCGAGCTGGCCGGGTTCACCGGGCTGTACGTGCCCGAGGACCTGCCCGAGCTGCTGCCCGCCGTGGCGATCGGCTGGCGCCTGGGGCGGCAGTTCTGGGGGCAGGGGTACGCCTCGGAGGCCGCGCACGCCTCGCTGGAGTTCGCCCTCCAGGACCGCGGCCTCGACCGGGTCCTGGCCATCGCGCGGGTCGGCGACGAAGCGTCCGGGAACGTGATCCGCAAGCTGGGCATGGTCCCGGAGAAGGTCACCACGGACCCGCGGTACGGACACCAGCTGGCGGTGCACTCCATCGACCTCACCGAGTACGCGGGATAG
- a CDS encoding sensor histidine kinase, with translation MNGFLAGMFAAALPLVAAGFWAGRRTARPQGLGDLGTPVEHATFQTLHTASLAAPPLRAGLTPDTARRAVRGLRTLLGTDALCLTDGSSVLTWDGAGEHHSAEILQRLGRIRETGRGEAFRIRCDDDGCALHWAVVAPLTVDDRVHGALVACAPRESAVLARAAGEVARWVSVQLELADLDRSRTRLIEAEIKALRAQISPHFVFNSLAVIASFVRTDPDRARELLLEFADFTRYSFRSHGDFTTLADELHAIDQYLALVRARFGERLSVTLQIAPEVLPVALPFLCLQPLVENAVKHGLEGKTDKSHISITAQDAGSEALVVIEDNGVGMEPDRLRRILAGEAGPSAGIGLSNVDDRLRQVYGDGHGLVIETAVGAGMKITVRLPKYQPGVHSAPGRTGPIPRTR, from the coding sequence GTGAACGGGTTCCTGGCCGGGATGTTCGCGGCGGCCCTGCCCCTGGTCGCGGCCGGGTTCTGGGCCGGGCGGCGCACCGCGCGTCCCCAGGGGCTCGGCGACCTGGGCACGCCCGTCGAGCACGCCACCTTCCAGACCCTGCACACCGCGTCCCTGGCCGCGCCCCCGCTGCGGGCCGGGCTCACCCCCGACACCGCGCGCCGCGCCGTCCGCGGGCTGCGCACCCTGCTCGGCACCGACGCGCTCTGCCTGACCGACGGGTCCTCGGTGCTGACCTGGGACGGGGCGGGGGAGCACCACAGCGCGGAGATCCTCCAGCGGCTCGGCCGGATCCGCGAGACCGGCCGCGGCGAGGCGTTCCGCATCCGCTGCGACGACGACGGCTGCGCCCTGCACTGGGCGGTGGTCGCCCCGCTCACCGTCGACGACCGGGTGCACGGCGCCCTGGTCGCCTGCGCGCCGCGCGAGTCGGCGGTTCTCGCGAGGGCGGCGGGCGAGGTGGCCCGCTGGGTCTCGGTCCAGCTGGAGCTCGCCGACCTCGACCGGTCCCGCACCCGGCTGATCGAGGCCGAGATCAAGGCGCTGCGGGCGCAGATCTCCCCGCACTTCGTCTTCAACTCGCTCGCCGTGATCGCCTCGTTCGTCCGGACCGACCCGGACCGGGCCCGTGAACTGCTCCTGGAGTTCGCGGACTTCACCCGCTACTCGTTCCGCAGCCACGGCGACTTCACCACCCTGGCCGACGAACTGCACGCCATCGACCAGTACCTGGCGCTGGTCCGCGCCCGCTTCGGGGAGCGGCTCTCGGTGACCCTCCAGATAGCGCCCGAGGTGCTGCCGGTGGCCCTGCCCTTCCTCTGCCTCCAGCCGCTCGTCGAGAACGCCGTCAAACACGGCCTGGAGGGCAAGACCGACAAGAGCCACATCAGCATCACCGCACAGGACGCCGGGTCCGAGGCGCTGGTCGTCATCGAGGACAACGGCGTCGGCATGGAGCCGGACCGGCTGCGCCGCATCCTCGCGGGCGAGGCGGGACCGTCCGCCGGCATCGGTCTGTCCAACGTCGACGACCGGCTGCGCCAGGTGTACGGGGACGGCCACGGCCTGGTCATCGAGACGGCCGTGGGCGCCGGAATGAAGATCACGGTCCGGCTGCCCAAGTACCAGCCCGGCGTCCACTCGGCGCCGGGCCGTACCGGCCCTATCCCGCGTACTCGGTGA
- a CDS encoding cation acetate symporter: MNQNYAVPAVALVVLATVLVGALGLRISRTTSDFYVASRTVGPRLNAAAISGEYLSAASFLGIAGLVLVQGPDMLWYPVGYTAGYLVLLVFVAAPLRRSGAYTLPDFAEARLESRPVRRLAAALVVGVGWLYLLPQLQGAGLTLHVLTGAPRWFGGVLVAVVVVATVAAGGMRSITFVQAFQYWLKLTALLVPALFLLLAWHGDGTPRVAFDEPAAFREQRAVRVDDTLDIKLAAPLTVTATGTVDGTRHQDARLLLPTGTHRVERGTRLVFAPGDPVPGTDAGGSGMSTPLAHARQERPLYATYGLIVATFLGTMGLPHVVVRFYTSPHGVAARRTTVVVLGLIGAFYLLPPVYGALGRLYAPELALTGQADAAVLVLPHLVIGGVGGNLLGALLAGGAFAAFLSTASGLTLAVAGVLTQDVLPTRGVRHFRLATLLAVAVPLVASALVGGLPVADAVGLAFAVSASSFCPLLVLGIWWRGLTPPGAVAGMVAGGGSALLAVTATMAGLPGGGPLHALLAWPALWSVPLGFLTMILVSLATAARIPAGTAAILARFHLPEALYAGQRAPAPREAQP, translated from the coding sequence GTGAACCAGAACTACGCCGTACCGGCCGTGGCCCTCGTGGTCCTCGCCACGGTCCTCGTCGGCGCGCTCGGCCTGCGCATATCCCGGACCACCTCCGACTTCTACGTGGCCTCGCGCACGGTCGGCCCACGGCTCAACGCGGCCGCGATCAGCGGCGAGTACCTCTCCGCCGCCTCCTTCCTCGGCATCGCCGGACTCGTCCTCGTCCAGGGCCCGGACATGCTCTGGTACCCGGTGGGCTACACCGCGGGCTATCTCGTCCTGCTGGTGTTCGTGGCGGCCCCGCTGCGCCGCTCCGGCGCGTACACCCTGCCCGACTTCGCCGAGGCCCGCCTCGAATCCCGCCCGGTACGACGGCTCGCGGCCGCCCTGGTCGTCGGGGTGGGCTGGCTCTATCTGCTGCCGCAGCTCCAGGGCGCGGGCCTCACCCTCCATGTGCTCACCGGGGCGCCCCGCTGGTTCGGCGGCGTCCTGGTCGCGGTGGTCGTCGTCGCCACCGTCGCCGCGGGCGGCATGCGCAGCATCACCTTCGTCCAGGCCTTCCAGTACTGGCTCAAACTCACCGCCCTCCTGGTGCCCGCGCTCTTCCTGCTGCTGGCCTGGCACGGCGACGGCACCCCGCGCGTCGCCTTCGACGAGCCCGCCGCCTTCCGCGAACAGCGGGCCGTACGCGTCGACGACACCCTCGACATCAAGCTCGCCGCCCCGCTCACCGTCACCGCCACCGGCACCGTCGACGGCACCCGCCACCAGGACGCACGCCTCCTGCTGCCCACCGGGACCCACCGCGTCGAGCGCGGCACCCGGCTCGTCTTCGCCCCCGGCGACCCGGTCCCCGGCACCGACGCGGGCGGCTCGGGCATGTCCACGCCCCTCGCCCACGCCCGCCAGGAACGCCCGCTGTACGCCACGTACGGCCTGATCGTCGCCACCTTCCTCGGCACCATGGGCCTGCCGCACGTGGTCGTCCGCTTCTACACCAGCCCGCACGGCGTCGCCGCCCGCCGCACCACGGTCGTCGTCCTCGGCCTGATCGGCGCCTTCTATCTGCTGCCGCCCGTCTACGGCGCCCTGGGCAGGCTGTACGCGCCCGAACTCGCCCTCACCGGCCAGGCCGACGCGGCCGTGCTCGTCCTGCCGCACCTGGTGATCGGCGGGGTCGGCGGCAACCTGCTCGGCGCGCTCCTCGCGGGCGGCGCCTTCGCGGCGTTCCTGTCCACCGCGTCCGGGCTGACCCTGGCGGTCGCGGGCGTCCTCACCCAGGACGTGCTGCCGACCCGTGGGGTGCGGCACTTCCGCCTCGCCACCCTGCTCGCGGTCGCGGTGCCGCTGGTGGCCAGCGCCCTGGTGGGCGGGCTTCCGGTGGCCGACGCGGTGGGCCTGGCGTTCGCGGTATCCGCGTCGTCGTTCTGCCCGCTCCTGGTGCTCGGCATCTGGTGGCGCGGGCTCACCCCGCCGGGCGCGGTCGCCGGGATGGTGGCGGGCGGCGGCTCGGCGCTGCTCGCGGTCACCGCCACCATGGCGGGCCTGCCCGGCGGCGGACCGCTGCACGCGCTGCTCGCCTGGCCCGCCCTGTGGTCGGTGCCGCTCGGGTTCCTGACGATGATCCTGGTGTCCCTGGCGACGGCGGCCCGGATCCCGGCGGGCACCGCCGCGATACTGGCCCGCTTCCACCTGCCGGAAGCGCTGTACGCCGGGCAGCGCGCCCCCGCACCCCGTGAGGCCCAGCCGTGA
- a CDS encoding TetR/AcrR family transcriptional regulator, with amino-acid sequence MARAGLTAERITVAAAELADEIGFDNVTLSALARHFGVKDASLYSHVKNVRDLRTRVALLAGGELIDRIAVAVAGRSGRDALTGFADAYRAYALAHPGRYAATQIRVDPAAVADAPAMRRTVEITYGMLRGYGLAEPDLTDAVRLLRSTFHGYLSIEAQGGFHHVRDVEASWRRAVEALHVLLEHWPAASTEEENHA; translated from the coding sequence ATGGCGCGTGCGGGACTCACGGCCGAGCGGATCACGGTGGCGGCCGCCGAGCTGGCGGACGAGATCGGGTTCGACAACGTCACCCTGTCGGCCCTGGCACGGCACTTCGGCGTGAAGGACGCGAGCCTGTACTCGCACGTCAAGAACGTGCGGGACCTGCGGACCCGGGTGGCGCTGCTGGCCGGTGGCGAGCTCATCGACCGGATCGCCGTCGCGGTGGCGGGCCGCTCGGGGCGGGACGCCCTGACGGGCTTCGCCGACGCGTACCGGGCGTACGCGCTGGCCCACCCCGGGCGTTACGCGGCGACCCAGATCCGGGTCGACCCGGCGGCAGTCGCCGACGCGCCCGCGATGCGGCGGACCGTGGAGATCACCTACGGGATGCTGCGCGGCTACGGGCTCGCCGAGCCGGATCTGACCGACGCGGTACGGCTGCTGCGCAGCACCTTCCACGGCTACCTCAGCATCGAGGCCCAGGGCGGCTTCCACCACGTACGGGATGTGGAGGCCTCGTGGCGGCGGGCCGTCGAGGCCCTGCACGTGCTCCTCGAACACTGGCCCGCCGCATCCACGGAGGAAGAGAACCATGCCTGA